Proteins from one Candidatus Korarchaeota archaeon NZ13-K genomic window:
- a CDS encoding alanyl-tRNA editing protein yields MGTELLYMDDCYLREFEAEVLSVNGNRVLLNRTAFYPTGGGLPSDTGKLIKGENEFEVIEVSKEGDLVWHSLAEHELRQGDLVKGVLDWERRYRVMRMHTALHALIAVMNRRHGVLVTGNKVGYERSRVDVNLERPDRELVEEAIDETNRLLAEGRPVKIYYLNREEAMRIPGIVKLAKSLPPEVERLRIVEIEGIDLQADGGPHVRNTSEVGRIVFLDIENKGKNN; encoded by the coding sequence TTGGGAACGGAGCTGCTTTACATGGACGATTGCTACCTCAGGGAGTTCGAGGCCGAGGTCCTCTCCGTCAACGGTAACAGGGTGCTGCTGAACAGGACCGCATTCTATCCGACGGGCGGGGGTCTTCCGAGTGATACCGGAAAGCTCATCAAGGGCGAGAATGAGTTTGAGGTGATTGAGGTGAGCAAGGAGGGGGATCTCGTCTGGCACAGCCTGGCAGAGCATGAGCTCAGGCAGGGGGACTTGGTCAAGGGGGTGCTCGACTGGGAGAGGAGGTACAGGGTGATGAGGATGCACACCGCCCTGCACGCACTGATAGCGGTGATGAACAGGAGGCACGGCGTGCTGGTCACAGGGAACAAGGTGGGATATGAGAGGAGCAGGGTTGACGTGAACTTGGAAAGGCCCGATAGAGAGCTCGTTGAGGAGGCTATAGACGAGACGAACAGGCTCCTGGCTGAGGGAAGGCCGGTGAAGATATACTACTTGAACAGGGAGGAGGCGATGAGGATACCTGGCATAGTGAAGCTGGCGAAATCCCTTCCCCCTGAAGTGGAGAGGCTCAGAATAGTTGAGATAGAGGGAATAGATTTGCAGGCCGACGGAGGACCTCACGTTAGGAACACCTCTGAGGTCGGGCGGATCGTCTTCTTGGACATAGAGAATAAGGGGAAGAATAAC